GCGAGGGCGACATGTACCACCCCGGCGGCATCGACTTCGACGGCACCAACGTCTGGGTCCCGGTGGCCCAGTACCGGCCGGACAGCAGCGCGATCATCTACAAGGTCGACGCCAAGACACTTGACGTGCACAAACAGTTCGAGGTGAAGGACCACTTCGGCGGCATCGTGATGGACAAGCAGACCGGCCACCTGGTCGGCAATACCTGGGGTTCCCGGCACTTCGCCGAATGGGACCTCCAGGGCAAGCAGCTGGGCACCTGGCAGAACCCGAACTTCTTCATCGACTATCAGGACTGCCAGTACGTGCCCAACTCCAAGATGCTCTGCGGCGGCATCACCAACCTCCCGCAGACCCCAGCGGCCGGCGGCGCCGGCGCCACCTATGAGCTCGGCGGGATGGCCATGATCGACCTGAAGTCCCACGACGTCACCCGCGATGTGCCGTTCCAGCAGTGGTCCACCGCCGGACACGTCGCCACCCGCAACCCCTTCAAAATGACCGCCGACGGCGACCACCTCACCATGAAGGTGGCCCCGGACAACGGCGACGAAGGAAACGGCACTGAAATCCTCAGCTACGAAGCGACCGTCACCCCCGCCAACTAAAAACGGCACCCCCGCAGGACCCGAAAAGATCGGAAAATCATGATTCCTCCAGCCCACCGCTCCACCCGCAGGCGCGTCGCCGCCGCCACCGGCGCCACAGCGCTGGCGGCCTCGGCCCTGACGGCCGGCCTAGTCGGCGTCAGCCCGGCCACCGCCAGCGGCGAGGACCACCACGGCGGCACGGCGACGCCGATCCAGCACGTAGTGGTGATCTTCCAGGAGAACGTCTCCTTCGACCACTACTTCGCCACGTACCCGAAGGCCGCGAACATCCCCGGGGAAACCCAGCAGGGCTCAGGCACCAAGACGGCGACGTTCACCGCCGCGAAGAACACGCCCAAGAAGATCGACACCCTGGCCGCCGCCGGCCTGCTGGCCCCGAACAACCCCAACTCCGTCCAGCCCTCCCGGCTCACGCCCCAGCAGGCCGTCACTTGCGACCAGGACCACAACTACGGCGCCGAGCAGAAGGCGTACAACGGCGGCCTGATGGACAAGTTCGTCGAATACACCAGCCGGGACGCCTGCGGCACCAATCAGTACGGCCGCAACGGGCTGACCATGGACTACTACGACGGCAACACTGTCACCGGCATCTGGAACTACGCCCAGCACTACGCCATGAGCGACAACCACTACAGCACCGTCTTCGGCCCGTCCACCCCGGGAGCGCTGAACCTGGTCTCCGGCCAGACACACGGGGCCACCGAGTTCACCGCCACGGGACAGCCCGCCGCATCTGCCACGAGCGACTACACCGTCCGCCAGCCGGATTCCAAGGGCGTCGGCACCGTCATCAACGACCCGGACCCGGTCTACGACGACTGCTCGAACAACAGCCACGCCAAAACCAACAATCTGGCCGGCATGAACGGCAAGAACATCGGCGACCTGCTCAACGCCAAGGGCACGTCCTGGGGCTGGTTCCAGGGCGGCTTCACGCCGACCACCGCGGCCACCGCCACGGCTCCGGCGGCGTGCTTGTCCAGCCACACGAACGCGGCCGGTGCCAGCGTTGTTGACTATTCCCCGCACCACCAGCCGTTCCAGTACTACGCCTCCACCGCCAACCCGCACCACGTCGCACCGGCGTCCGACGCGGAGATCGGCCACAACGGCCAGGCAAACCACCAGTACGACCTGACCGACTTCAACAAGGTGGTGAACACGGACAACATGCCGGCCGTGTCTTTCCTGAAGGCGGGCATGTACCAGGACGGCCACGCCGCCTACTCCGACCCGATCGATGAGCAGAACTTCATCACCGCCACGGTCAACCAGATCCAGAAGTCCAAGAACTGGGAGAACACCGCCGTAGTCCTCGCCTACGACGACTCGGATGGCTGGTACGACCACGCCGCCGCGAAGGTGAAGAACTCCTCCAACACCGCCGACGACGCCGCCTGGTGCCAGAGCGCCGCCGCCAGCGGCGTCCCCATGGCGGGCGGCTACGCCGACCGTTGCGGACCGGGCCCGCGCCAGCCGCTGGTGGTCATCTCCCCGTACGCGAAGAAGAACTTCGTGGACCACACCCAGACGGATCAGGCCTCGATTCTGCGCTTCATCGAGGACAACTGGCACACCGGCCAGGTCGGTGATTCCTCTGCCGACGCCGACGCCGGCTCGCTGAAGGCGATGTTCAACTTCGATGAACCCCGCACCGACAAGGTCCTGCTCGACGAACGGACCGGCGCCGTTGAGTCCATCACCAAGAACGAGGACGACGCCGAAACCCGCGACAAGTAGGCCCCGCTCGCCGGACTCTCTCTGCCGGCACAGGAAACGCCAGGAAACGCCAGGAAACGCCACCCGTCATTTGACGGGTGGCGTTTCCGTTGCTGTTTGTGTGTGACGTCCTCGCAACTCGGTCTGGAGCCTGCCGCGGCAGTATGATCAACGCGGTGACCGCAGCCACAGCCCGGTCTCGGTTCATCGCGCGCACCGGCCCCCTCAAGCCCCGGGAGGTGCCGTCCCGGCCGGGGACGGTTCCCGGAAAGAGCATTCTTGGGTTCTATGGATTCCTTTTGGCTGACCCTCAACATCGTTGACGGCCCCCTGATCCTTGCCTTTTACGCGCTGAGCCTGGTTAGTGCCGTCGCCCTTCTGCTGGGATGGCCGCTGCGGCTCCACGTTCTCCCGGCGAAGGCGGCGGTGGTTGGCGCCGCCGTCGGTGCCCTGGCACTACTTGTTTCCGAAGGCCTCATGCACGCCTTCGGCGGCCCGCTCGGGTGGCACGTACGGTTGTGGGTGATCGCGGGTTTCGCAGGACTGGGAATGTGCACGGCCAGCCTGCATCGATCACGCCCGTGGCGGAACGCGCTGGCGTGTGCCGCGGCCCTCATTTTTACTGTGACCGCCGTGCTGGGGGTCAACGCCTACTACGGACTGCACCCAACGGTGGCTTCCTTGTTGGGGATTTCCTTGGCCCCGAAGATCGAACTGGATCCCATCAAACCCCATACCCGGACCCAACCTCAGTCGCCGCTGTGGCAGCGTTGGAAGCCGCCTGAAGAGCTGGCGTCGGAGGGGACGACGGCCCAGGTGGCCATCCCGCCGAAGGCCTCAGGTTTCAATTCCCGGCCGGCCGGGCTGTACCTTCCTCCGGCGGCCCTGGTCAAAGACCCGCCAGCGCTGCCGTTGGTGGTTTTCATGATGGGGCAGCCAGGGAATCCCGACCCTCAATACGTCAAAACGATTCTGAACGACTACGCCTCGCGTCACGACGGGTTGGCACCCATCGTGATTGTCGCGGACCAACTCGGGAACCCCGCCGTCGACAACCTCTGCCTGGACTCGCCACTGTACGGACATCCCGAAACGTTCATCAACCGAGATGTGGTGGACTGGGCGCGGAGCCACCTGAACATCATCGACGACCGGAAGTACTGGACCATCGCCGGCTATTCCCACGGCGGGCAGTGCGCGATCTCCTTCGCCGCAAAGTACCCCTCGGTCTGGGGCAATGTCCTGGACATCTCCGGCGAGGAATATCCGGGAGCGGAAGAGCCCGAGGTCAACCTCCGGGAGATGTTCGGCGGCCGCCAGGCGGCCTACGACGCCGAGAAGCCGGCCAACATCCTGAAGCAGCGGAAGTACCCGGACACCACCGCCATCTTCACCGCGTCCACCGACGATCCGGTGT
The nucleotide sequence above comes from Arthrobacter sp. KBS0702. Encoded proteins:
- a CDS encoding DUF6454 family protein — translated: MSTPRARSILMAAATMVLAVSAIGGTAAAEAAGNNAQNGTNDAGTHHETTTALADAFNGVDRNTKWQQTSKLKLDFPTYHTEGIAFSEDHIFLSAVQITEPTTKFATPQNGFDRTPGKGIGHLFVMDKAGKLQKDITLGEGDMYHPGGIDFDGTNVWVPVAQYRPDSSAIIYKVDAKTLDVHKQFEVKDHFGGIVMDKQTGHLVGNTWGSRHFAEWDLQGKQLGTWQNPNFFIDYQDCQYVPNSKMLCGGITNLPQTPAAGGAGATYELGGMAMIDLKSHDVTRDVPFQQWSTAGHVATRNPFKMTADGDHLTMKVAPDNGDEGNGTEILSYEATVTPAN
- a CDS encoding phospholipase C; protein product: MIPPAHRSTRRRVAAATGATALAASALTAGLVGVSPATASGEDHHGGTATPIQHVVVIFQENVSFDHYFATYPKAANIPGETQQGSGTKTATFTAAKNTPKKIDTLAAAGLLAPNNPNSVQPSRLTPQQAVTCDQDHNYGAEQKAYNGGLMDKFVEYTSRDACGTNQYGRNGLTMDYYDGNTVTGIWNYAQHYAMSDNHYSTVFGPSTPGALNLVSGQTHGATEFTATGQPAASATSDYTVRQPDSKGVGTVINDPDPVYDDCSNNSHAKTNNLAGMNGKNIGDLLNAKGTSWGWFQGGFTPTTAATATAPAACLSSHTNAAGASVVDYSPHHQPFQYYASTANPHHVAPASDAEIGHNGQANHQYDLTDFNKVVNTDNMPAVSFLKAGMYQDGHAAYSDPIDEQNFITATVNQIQKSKNWENTAVVLAYDDSDGWYDHAAAKVKNSSNTADDAAWCQSAAASGVPMAGGYADRCGPGPRQPLVVISPYAKKNFVDHTQTDQASILRFIEDNWHTGQVGDSSADADAGSLKAMFNFDEPRTDKVLLDERTGAVESITKNEDDAETRDK
- a CDS encoding esterase family protein; protein product: MDSFWLTLNIVDGPLILAFYALSLVSAVALLLGWPLRLHVLPAKAAVVGAAVGALALLVSEGLMHAFGGPLGWHVRLWVIAGFAGLGMCTASLHRSRPWRNALACAAALIFTVTAVLGVNAYYGLHPTVASLLGISLAPKIELDPIKPHTRTQPQSPLWQRWKPPEELASEGTTAQVAIPPKASGFNSRPAGLYLPPAALVKDPPALPLVVFMMGQPGNPDPQYVKTILNDYASRHDGLAPIVIVADQLGNPAVDNLCLDSPLYGHPETFINRDVVDWARSHLNIIDDRKYWTIAGYSHGGQCAISFAAKYPSVWGNVLDISGEEYPGAEEPEVNLREMFGGRQAAYDAEKPANILKQRKYPDTTAIFTASTDDPVYLEAARHLSAAATAAGMTVTYYEVPNGGHVIGALNGGLAAGFDVLYPRLGLSGP